A part of Desulfatiglans sp. genomic DNA contains:
- a CDS encoding flavin-nucleotide-binding protein, with translation MARMTKEMIDMLEAVSFAILATATPDGNPNAVPIGAKKILDNETILLSDQFFNKTLANMKANPRVSLTFWKDHGGYQIKGAATIETKGSRYEETAKWIEDMGKKMGYPLKSKGAVILKVEEIYSIGAGPDAGKRIA, from the coding sequence ATGGCCCGAATGACCAAAGAAATGATTGATATGCTTGAAGCAGTATCTTTTGCAATCCTTGCCACCGCCACACCTGATGGAAATCCAAATGCCGTGCCCATTGGTGCAAAGAAGATACTGGATAATGAGACCATCCTTTTGTCAGATCAGTTTTTTAACAAGACCCTTGCGAACATGAAGGCTAACCCAAGGGTCTCCCTTACCTTTTGGAAGGATCATGGGGGATACCAGATAAAGGGCGCTGCAACTATTGAGACAAAAGGCAGCAGGTATGAAGAGACCGCAAAATGGATCGAAGATATGGGGAAAAAAATGGGGTATCCGCTGAAATCCAAGGGTGCGGTGATCCTCAAGGTAGAAGAGATATATTCCATCGGTGCCGGGCCGGATGCAGGCAAGCGGATAGCTTAA
- the ltrA gene encoding group II intron reverse transcriptase/maturase: MISYFDINGLTGYESWWNSIDWNKHRQVVSGIQARIVKAVKNGLKEVVRGLQRLLANSHAAKLLAIRRVISNSGKRTPGVDNYLIDTPKKRWETLQRLNLPDYKTKPLKRIYIPKRNGKKRPLGIPVMHDRVEQALDLLGLAPVSEETGDHHSYGFRRYRSAWDAIDGAYNALRLSGSAKWILEGDIKGCFDNIDHNWLIKNIPMNKRKLGKWLKCGYLERHMYNPTTEGTPQGGIISPTLANMALDGIQSLLSKRFKKSEKVHFIRYADDFIITGATKELLQDHVKPLLEKFLNTRGLSLSEDKTIITHIDDGFDFLGFNIRKYKGKLLTKPAKSSIRRIKDSFKDYLKSHKTEKTETVISELNLLIRGWANYYKHVVSSKVFCSLDHAFWQMTWKWARRRHPNKPLFWVKNKYFQKIANRDWRFMEKDNPEPLLLLGSIHIKRHIKIKAEVNPYDSKWRDYLNNRLTLNSQPGV; the protein is encoded by the coding sequence ATGATATCATACTTTGATATTAACGGCCTTACAGGCTATGAGTCTTGGTGGAATTCCATAGATTGGAACAAACATAGGCAAGTAGTATCCGGTATTCAGGCGCGTATCGTGAAGGCAGTGAAGAATGGATTAAAAGAAGTGGTTCGTGGTCTTCAAAGACTGCTGGCCAATTCACACGCTGCAAAGCTTTTGGCAATAAGGCGTGTGATATCCAATAGTGGCAAACGAACGCCAGGTGTTGATAATTATCTAATAGATACACCAAAAAAGAGATGGGAGACTCTGCAAAGATTAAATCTTCCCGACTATAAAACTAAACCTCTCAAGCGCATATACATTCCCAAAAGGAATGGAAAGAAAAGGCCGTTAGGTATTCCGGTGATGCACGATCGAGTGGAACAAGCTCTTGATCTTTTAGGTCTTGCTCCCGTATCAGAAGAAACCGGAGACCATCATTCATATGGTTTCAGGAGATATCGGTCAGCATGGGATGCCATAGATGGTGCATATAATGCGCTGAGGTTATCAGGTAGTGCCAAATGGATTCTTGAAGGGGACATCAAGGGATGCTTCGATAATATTGACCATAACTGGTTGATTAAGAATATTCCCATGAATAAAAGGAAGCTGGGGAAATGGCTGAAATGCGGTTATCTTGAAAGGCATATGTACAACCCTACAACAGAAGGAACTCCCCAAGGGGGAATAATATCACCAACACTTGCCAACATGGCTCTGGATGGTATTCAAAGCCTTCTAAGTAAAAGGTTCAAAAAGTCTGAGAAGGTTCACTTTATCAGATATGCAGATGACTTCATAATAACTGGTGCAACAAAGGAACTGCTTCAGGATCATGTGAAGCCATTATTAGAAAAGTTTCTTAATACCCGTGGCCTTTCATTGTCAGAAGATAAAACTATTATTACGCATATCGATGATGGTTTTGACTTCCTGGGTTTTAACATCAGGAAATATAAAGGAAAACTACTGACAAAACCGGCTAAGTCCAGTATAAGAAGGATCAAGGATAGTTTTAAGGATTACCTGAAGAGCCATAAAACGGAGAAGACAGAAACTGTAATAAGTGAACTCAACCTGCTTATCAGGGGTTGGGCAAACTATTACAAGCATGTTGTCAGCAGCAAGGTCTTTTGCAGTTTGGATCATGCATTCTGGCAGATGACATGGAAATGGGCCAGGAGGAGGCATCCTAATAAGCCGTTGTTCTGGGTTAAGAATAAATATTTTCAGAAGATCGCCAATAGAGACTGGAGATTTATGGAAAAAGATAATCCTGAACCCTTGTTACTTTTAGGAAGCATCCATATTAAAAGGCACATTAAGATCAAAGCGGAAGTGAACCCATATGACAGTAAATGGCGTGACTATCTCAATAATCGTTTAACACTGAATTCACAGCCGGGTGTGTAA
- a CDS encoding SnoaL-like domain-containing protein, with amino-acid sequence MRSSHDSLSKHNAKGYIVLQASHKTITGNACRSIKLLVIQQVGSSPTIYKGDFLSHPVQAIVNVDGNNATIWVVWTGFINEDIKGAPKILEQGTEFDELVKVKGQWLIKKRYITADSGLSTGDWPNYKPRSFR; translated from the coding sequence TTGAGGTCCTCTCACGATTCTCTCTCCAAGCATAATGCCAAGGGCTACATTGTCCTTCAGGCTTCACACAAAACCATTACTGGTAATGCATGCCGAAGTATAAAACTGCTGGTGATACAGCAGGTTGGATCAAGTCCAACAATATATAAAGGCGACTTCTTGTCGCACCCAGTGCAGGCCATTGTTAATGTAGATGGAAACAATGCAACAATATGGGTAGTCTGGACAGGTTTTATAAATGAAGATATTAAAGGCGCCCCGAAAATACTTGAGCAGGGAACAGAATTTGATGAGCTTGTTAAGGTTAAGGGCCAATGGCTTATCAAAAAACGATACATTACCGCTGACAGCGGTTTATCGACAGGTGACTGGCCCAATTATAAGCCCAGGAGTTTCAGATAA
- a CDS encoding transglutaminase family protein, whose amino-acid sequence MEQYLRSTEIIDWNNPEIISKAAELAAGKGADTDVAKSCFEWVRDHIKHIGDYNIQTVAVSASEVLLSGSGVCYAKSHLLSALLRANSIPAGLCYQRLSRDDNGAPFCLHGLNALYLPETGWYRLDARGNKEGVNAQFTPPKEQLAFTANIDGEIDFPQILSDPLPIIIEVLRKYKNKDELWDNLPDIQSI is encoded by the coding sequence ATGGAACAATATTTAAGATCAACTGAGATAATAGACTGGAATAATCCTGAAATAATATCAAAGGCAGCAGAGCTTGCAGCGGGAAAAGGCGCTGATACTGATGTTGCAAAATCATGCTTCGAATGGGTCAGGGATCATATCAAACACATTGGCGATTATAATATTCAGACCGTGGCGGTGAGTGCATCTGAGGTATTATTATCAGGTTCGGGTGTATGCTATGCTAAAAGTCATCTGCTTTCTGCGCTTTTGCGTGCAAATTCAATCCCTGCAGGGCTTTGTTATCAAAGGCTAAGCAGGGATGATAATGGTGCGCCCTTTTGTTTACACGGGCTTAATGCTCTTTATCTGCCCGAAACCGGCTGGTATCGGTTAGATGCAAGAGGTAACAAAGAGGGTGTAAACGCACAGTTTACTCCTCCAAAAGAGCAACTGGCATTTACGGCTAATATTGATGGTGAAATCGATTTTCCACAGATATTGTCTGATCCTCTGCCAATAATAATCGAGGTGTTGAGAAAATATAAAAATAAAGATGAGCTTTGGGATAATCTGCCGGATATCCAATCTATATAG